One genomic segment of Epinephelus fuscoguttatus linkage group LG19, E.fuscoguttatus.final_Chr_v1 includes these proteins:
- the LOC125878846 gene encoding cAMP-dependent protein kinase type I-alpha regulatory subunit-like isoform X2 has protein sequence MASSSASSEEERGLRECEQYVQKHNIQQLLKNCIIQLCTAQPERPMAFLRDYFERLEKEEVQQMASHRKSSSRSDSREDEVSPPINPVMTGRSRRGAISAEVYTEEDAASYVRKVIPKDYKTMAALAKAMEKNVLFAHLDDNERSDIFDAMFSVNYIAGETVIQQGDEGDNFYVIDQGEMDVYVNNEWVTSIGEGGSFGELALIYGTPRAATVRAKSNVKLWGIDRDSYRRILMGSTLRKRKMYEEFLSKVSILESLDKWERLTVADALETVQFEDGQKIVVQGEPGDEFFIILEGTAAVLQRRSEDEEFVEVGRLGPSDYFGEIALLMNRPRAATVIACGPLKCVKLDRPRFERVLGPCSDILKRNIEQYNSFVSLSV, from the exons ATGGCATCAAGCAGTGCAAGCAGCGAGGAGGAGCGGGGCCTCAGAGAGTGTGAGCAGTATGTTCAGAAACACAACATCCAGCAACTGCTCAAGAACTGCATCATCCAGCTGTGCACAGCCCAGCCTGAGCGGCCCATGGCCTTTCTCAGAGACTATTTCGAAAGACTGGAAAAG GAAGAGGTCCAGCAGATGGCTTCGCATCGTAAATCTAGCTCGCGGTCAGACTCCCGTGAGGATGAAGTTTCTCCACCCATAAACCCTGTGATGACGGGTCGAAGCCGGAGAGGAGCCATCAGTGCTGAGGTGTACACTGAGGAAGATGCTGCCTCCTATGTTAGAAAG GTCATCCCAAAAGACTACAAAACCATGGCTGCCCTGGCCAAAGCCATGGAGAAGAATGTGCTGTTTGCCCACTTGGATGACAATGAGAGAAG TGACATTTTTGATGCCATGTTTTCTGTCAACTACATTGCCGGAGAAACAGTCATTCAACAAG GTGATGAGGGAGACAACTTCTATGTTATTGACCAGGGCGAGATGGAT GTATATGTAAACAATGAATGGGTGACCAGCATTGGTGAGGGAGGCAGTTTTGGGGAGCTGGCTCTGATCTATGGGACCCCTCGTGCAGCTACAGTCCGAGCCAAGTCCAATGTCAAGCTGTGGGGCATCGACAGAGACAGCTACAGGAGAATATTGATG gGAAGCACTTTGAGAAAGCGCAAGATGTATGAGGAATTCCTCAGCAAGGTGTCCATTTTAG AGTCTCTGGATAAGTGGGAGCGTCTGACGGTGGCAGATGCTTTGGAGACTGTACAGTTTGAGGACGGCCAGAAAATTGTGGTGCAGGGAGAGCCTGGTGATGAGTTCTTCATCATCCTGGAG GGGACAGCAGCGGTGCTGCAGAGGCGGTCAGAGGACGAGGAATTTGTGGAGGTCGGCAGACTTGGACCTTCAGATTACTTTG GTGAGATCGCCCTGCTGATGAACCGGCCCCGTGCTGCCACTGTTATTGCATGTGGACCCCTCAAGTGTGTCAAACTGGACCGGCCGCGGTTCGAACGAGTCCTTGGTCCTTGCTCCGACATCCTTAAGAGAAATATTGAGCAGTACAACagctttgtttctctctctgtttga
- the LOC125878846 gene encoding cAMP-dependent protein kinase type I-alpha regulatory subunit-like isoform X1, protein MASSSASSEEERGLRECEQYVQKHNIQQLLKNCIIQLCTAQPERPMAFLRDYFERLEKQEEVQQMASHRKSSSRSDSREDEVSPPINPVMTGRSRRGAISAEVYTEEDAASYVRKVIPKDYKTMAALAKAMEKNVLFAHLDDNERSDIFDAMFSVNYIAGETVIQQGDEGDNFYVIDQGEMDVYVNNEWVTSIGEGGSFGELALIYGTPRAATVRAKSNVKLWGIDRDSYRRILMGSTLRKRKMYEEFLSKVSILESLDKWERLTVADALETVQFEDGQKIVVQGEPGDEFFIILEGTAAVLQRRSEDEEFVEVGRLGPSDYFGEIALLMNRPRAATVIACGPLKCVKLDRPRFERVLGPCSDILKRNIEQYNSFVSLSV, encoded by the exons ATGGCATCAAGCAGTGCAAGCAGCGAGGAGGAGCGGGGCCTCAGAGAGTGTGAGCAGTATGTTCAGAAACACAACATCCAGCAACTGCTCAAGAACTGCATCATCCAGCTGTGCACAGCCCAGCCTGAGCGGCCCATGGCCTTTCTCAGAGACTATTTCGAAAGACTGGAAAAG CAGGAAGAGGTCCAGCAGATGGCTTCGCATCGTAAATCTAGCTCGCGGTCAGACTCCCGTGAGGATGAAGTTTCTCCACCCATAAACCCTGTGATGACGGGTCGAAGCCGGAGAGGAGCCATCAGTGCTGAGGTGTACACTGAGGAAGATGCTGCCTCCTATGTTAGAAAG GTCATCCCAAAAGACTACAAAACCATGGCTGCCCTGGCCAAAGCCATGGAGAAGAATGTGCTGTTTGCCCACTTGGATGACAATGAGAGAAG TGACATTTTTGATGCCATGTTTTCTGTCAACTACATTGCCGGAGAAACAGTCATTCAACAAG GTGATGAGGGAGACAACTTCTATGTTATTGACCAGGGCGAGATGGAT GTATATGTAAACAATGAATGGGTGACCAGCATTGGTGAGGGAGGCAGTTTTGGGGAGCTGGCTCTGATCTATGGGACCCCTCGTGCAGCTACAGTCCGAGCCAAGTCCAATGTCAAGCTGTGGGGCATCGACAGAGACAGCTACAGGAGAATATTGATG gGAAGCACTTTGAGAAAGCGCAAGATGTATGAGGAATTCCTCAGCAAGGTGTCCATTTTAG AGTCTCTGGATAAGTGGGAGCGTCTGACGGTGGCAGATGCTTTGGAGACTGTACAGTTTGAGGACGGCCAGAAAATTGTGGTGCAGGGAGAGCCTGGTGATGAGTTCTTCATCATCCTGGAG GGGACAGCAGCGGTGCTGCAGAGGCGGTCAGAGGACGAGGAATTTGTGGAGGTCGGCAGACTTGGACCTTCAGATTACTTTG GTGAGATCGCCCTGCTGATGAACCGGCCCCGTGCTGCCACTGTTATTGCATGTGGACCCCTCAAGTGTGTCAAACTGGACCGGCCGCGGTTCGAACGAGTCCTTGGTCCTTGCTCCGACATCCTTAAGAGAAATATTGAGCAGTACAACagctttgtttctctctctgtttga